The Naumovozyma dairenensis CBS 421 chromosome 3, complete genome genome has a window encoding:
- the CCT8 gene encoding chaperonin-containing T-complex subunit CCT8 (similar to Saccharomyces cerevisiae CCT8 (YJL008C); ancestral locus Anc_5.246) yields MSLKLPQNPNAGLFKQGYNSYSNADGQINKSIAAVRELHQMCLTSMGPCGRNKIIVNHMGKITITNDAATMLRELEIVHPAVKVLVMATEQQKIELGDGTNLVMVLAGELLNVCEKLIALGLSAVEIIQGYNMAKNFTLQELDKLVVDDIVDKNDKSQLIKIIKPVIASKQFGFEDLLSDLVADAVSHVLPKTSQSTNPYFNVDSIRVVKIMGGSLSNSTVIKGMVFNREPEGHVKSLEGGEQHKVAVFVCPLDIANTETKGTVLLHNAQEMMDFSKGEEKQIDAMMKEIADMGVKCIIAGAGVGELALHYLNRYGILVLKVPSKFELRRICRVCGATPLPRLGAPTPEELGVVETVKTMEIGGDRVTVFKQESNEISKTATIILRGATQNNLDDIERAVDDGVSAIKGLMKPSGGKLLPGAGATEIELVSRITKFGEKTPGLLQLAIKQFALAFEVVPRTLAETAGLDVNEVLPNLYAAHTMTDDEANEPSSQNDCLFKGIDTLGETSEGVKDIREDGVYDMLATKKFAINVATEAATTVLSIDQIIMAKKAGGPKPPQGPRPGNWDQDD; encoded by the coding sequence ATGTCTTTAAAATTGCCCCAAAATCCAAACGCAGGACTTTTCAAACAAGGTTACAACAGTTACTCTAACGCAGATGGACAAATCAACAAATCCATTGCCGCAGTCCGTGAATTGCATCAAATGTGTTTGACATCTATGGGTCCATGTGGTCGCAATAAGATCATCGTTAATCACATGGGTAAGATTACCATCACTAATGATGCCGCTACCATGTTGAGAGAATTGGAAATCGTCCATCCTGCTGTGAAAGTGCTTGTCATGGCTActgaacaacaaaaaattgaattgggAGATGGGACTAATTTGGTTATGGTTTTGGCTGGTGAGTTATTGAACGTTTGTGAAAAATTGATCGCGCTAGGGTTGTCTGCAGTGGAAATTATTCAAGGTTATAATATGGCTAAAAATTTCACTTTGcaagaattagataaattagTTGTAGATGATATCGTTGATAAGAATGATAAAAGCCAGTTgatcaaaataattaaacCTGTTATTGCCTCAAAACAATTCGGATTTGAGGATTTGTTAAGTGATCTGGTTGCAGATGCCGTGTCTCATGTCTTACCTAAGACTTCTCAATCTACTAATCCATATTTTAATGTTGATTCCATTAGAGTAGTGAAGATTATGGGTGGTTCCCTAAGTAATTCCACCGTCATTAAGGGGATGGTTTTCAATCGTGAACCAGAGGGACATGTTAAATCATTAGAAGGTGGTGAACAACATAAAGTCGCTGTCTTTGTTTGTCCATTAGATATTGCAAATACAGAAACTAAGGGAACCGTTTTGTTACACAATGCTCAAGAAATGATGGATTTCTCTAAAGGTGAAGAAAAGCAAATCGATGCCATGATGAAGGAAATTGCTGACATGGGCGTTAAATGTATTATTGCCGGTGCCGGTGTGGGAGAATTAGCTTTACATTATCTAAACCGTTACGGTATCTTAGTCCTAAAGGTACCAAGTAAATTCGAATTGAGAAGAATATGCCGTGTTTGTGGTGCCACACCATTACCAAGGCTTGGTGCTCCAACACCTGAAGAATTAGGTGTCGTGGAAACTGTGAAGACAATGGAAATCGGTGGTGATAGAGTTACCGTTTTCAAACAAGAATCTAATGAAATTTCTAAGACCGCTACTATCATCCTAAGAGGTGCTACACAGAACAATCTAGATGACATTGAAAGAGCCGTCGATGATGGTGTTTCTGCTATTAAGGGTTTAATGAAACCATCAGGTGGTAAACTATTGCCAGGTGCAGGTGCCACTGAAATTGAATTAGTCTCAAGAATTACTAAATTCGGTGAAAAGACTCCAGGTCTATTACAATTAGCTATAAAACAATTTGCCCTTGCATTCGAAGTGGTTCCACGTACTTTAGCAGAAACCGCTGGTTTAGATGTCAATGAAGTTCTTCCAAATTTATACGCCGCACATACTATGactgatgatgaagctAATGAACCATCATCTCAAAATGATTGTCTGTTTAAGGGTATAGATACATTGGGAGAAACATCAGAAGGTGTTAAAGATATTAGAGAAGATGGTGTGTATGATATGTTGGCTACAAAGAAATTTGCCATTAATGTAGCTACTGAAGCAGCCACTACTGTGTTATCTATTGACCAAATTATCATGGCCAAGAAAGCTGGTGGTCCAAAACCACCACAAGGTCCAAGACCTGGTAATTGGGATCAAGAtgattaa
- the NOP9 gene encoding RNA-binding RNA processing protein NOP9 (similar to Saccharomyces cerevisiae YJL010C; ancestral locus Anc_5.247): MAKTKSRGRKLLKKQQKDEFHPSTISHEDKDNHQEEEYTNGHEETDSSSHSNQQMFFGVLDREELEYFKQAESTLSLDAFESPDEKFQFISSIIDEAKGKELKLVTSQICSKLMERLILECDDTQLKTLFQAFNGVFFNMACHKYASHVLETLLVRSTALVEKELLTPSFDTDNNDNDDGAVFVSMENLFLFMLNELKPHLKDMVNHQYASHVLRLIILILSSKVLPNTTQNNSIVRSKKSKIARKMINIKDNEDFNKVYQTPESFKNELRNLVNTLYKDFTNNAESRSAITMTQVTKFREYCVDKVASPVIQLIIQVEGIFDRDRSFWRLVFNTNDEKDSKEEAFMEYLLSDPVGSHFLENVIGFARVKYVERLYNLYMKDRILKLAKRDTTGSFVIQSLLQHLKSKEVKEILDAVVPELSMLLNSNMVFGTTIIDSSIKQDNYLRDDIIEQLLKKYYPRESLEKNILESCLNLSSSTLGNTRDDWPTAEERRRSIFLEKLIDYDDKFLEITIDSMLKLPEQRLSQMCYHGVFSHVVEHVLQTKRVKVVKRKQLLNVLCKDVVNMACNAYASHIMDKLWEFTAKLTLYKERIANALRSESEKVKNSTYGRQVWKNWNLELYVRKNRDWKRLVKEQELEIFPDSRPLQPKGTFSTKRENDGSADSQQYKRHRNNERS; this comes from the coding sequence ATGGCTAAAACTAAATCTAGAGGTAGAAAGCTTTTGAAGAAGCAACAAAAGGATGAGTTCCATCCATCAACAATCTCCCATGAGGATAAAGATAACCaccaagaagaagaatatacCAATGGTCATGAAGAGACTGACTCGTCCTCCCATTCCAACCAACAAATGTTCTTTGGTGTGTTAGACAGGgaagaattagaatatTTCAAACAAGCAGAATCTACCTTATCATTAGACGCATTCGAATCCCCCgatgaaaaattccaattcatcaGTAGTATTATAGATGAAGCTAAGggtaaagaattgaaattggtGACATCTCAAATTTGTTCAAAATTAATGGAACGTCTTATTTTGGAATGTGATGATActcaattgaaaactttattTCAAGCTTTCAATGGtgtatttttcaatatggCTTGTCATAAATATGCCTCTCATGTTTTGGAGACTCTTTTAGTGAGGAGTACTGCACTTGTTGAGAAGGAATTATTGACTCCAAGTTTTGATACTGATaacaatgataatgatgatgggGCAGTGTTTGTCTCTATGGAAAACCTATTTTTGTTCATgttaaatgaattgaaacctcatttgaaagatatggTGAATCATCAATATGCATCTCATGTTCTAAGATTGATCatattaattctttcttctaAAGTTTTACCAAACACTACTCAGAATAATTCTATTGTTCGTTCCAAGAAATCCAAAATTGCTAGGAAGATgattaatattaaagacaatgaagattttaataaaGTTTACCAAACTCCAGAATCgtttaaaaatgaattgcGTAATTTAGTGAACACATTATACAAGGATTTCACCAATAATGCAGAATCACGTTCCGCGATTACCATGACTCAGGTAACTAAATTTAGAGAGTATTGTGTGGATAAAGTTGCCTCACCTGtcattcaattgattattCAAGTGGAAGGTATTTTCGATAGAGACCGGTCATTTTGGAGGTTAGTATTTAATACTAACGATGAGAAGGATTCTAAAGAGGAAGCATTTatggaatatttattatctgaTCCTGTGGGATCTCATTTCTTGGAAAATGTTATTGGTTTTGCCAGGGTCAAATACGTGGAGAGACTTTAcaatttatatatgaagGATcgtattttgaaattggcTAAGAGAGATACGACTGGTTCATTCGTTATTCAAAGTTTACTACAACATTTGAAAAGTAAAGaagttaaagaaatattggATGCTGTAGTTCCTGAATTAAGTATGCTATTGAATTCCAATATGGTATTTGGTACTACTATCATTGATTCCAGTATTAAACAAGATAATTATTTGAGagatgatattattgaacaattattgaagaaatattatccaAGAGAatcattagaaaagaatatattagaAAGTTGTTTGAATTTAAGTTCATCTACTTTGGGTAACACTAGAGATGATTGGCCAACAGCAGAAGAAAGAAGGCGATCAATCTTccttgaaaaattaatagattatgatgataaattctTGGAGATTACCATAGATAGTATGTTGAAATTACCAGAACAAAGACTATCACAAATGTGTTATCATGGTGTTTTTTCTCATGTTGTTGAACATGTATTACAAACTAAGAGAGTCAAAGTTGTTAAAAGGaaacaattattgaatgtGTTATGTAAAGATGTTGTCAATATGGCATGTAATGCATACGCTTCTCATATAATGGATAAATTATGGGAATTTACAGCCAAATTGACATTATACAAGGAACGTATTGCTAATGCTCTAAGGAGTGAATCTGAAAAAGTTAAGAATAGTACGTATGGTAGACAAGTTTGGAAAAACTGGAATTTAGAACTATATGTCAGAAAGAATCGTGATTGGAAAAGACTTGttaaagaacaagaattggaaatatTCCCAGATAGCAGACCATTACAACCTAAGGGTACTTTTTCAACCAAGAGAGAAAATGACGGATCAGCAGACTCTCAACAATACAAGAGGCATAGAAATAATGAAAGGTCTTAA
- the MRP8 gene encoding Mrp8p (similar to Saccharomyces cerevisiae MRP8 (YKL142W); ancestral locus Anc_5.248), whose product MTTELEQLKKKVNDLEALVKKQTLLISTTGKNVMQLQLNQQRNDVQKFDETFNAKNNVPPIDPTDFATNGDLVELVAELQGELNRIEERSIRRVVNSTKLDGNDTLAPMPNPDGEIPSLEQKDWFPISLSDFENIPDVKLYKLAKFYERLPEKVKEEEDYENLLKRQNETVQINDLDEKEIMKELKKFSEEEINEMFNEVARFLGVRSRRGTNIW is encoded by the coding sequence ATGACAACTGAATTAGaacaattgaagaaaaaagtcAACGATCTCGAAGCACTTGTCAAAAAGCAGACGTTACTTATCTCTACAACGGGGAAAAACGTCATGCAATTACAGTTGAATCAGCAACGCAATGACGTTCAAAAGTTTGATGAAACTTTCAATGCCAAGAATAATGTTCCACCAATTGATCCTACCGATTTCGCTACTAATGGAGACCTAGTCGAATTAGTCGCTGAATTGCAAGGGGAATTGAATAGAATCGAGGAAAGATCAATAAGAAGAGTCGTTAACTCGACTAAGTTGGATGGAAATGATACGTTGGCTCCTATGCCTAATCCCGATGGGGAAATCCCATCATTGGAGCAGAAAGATTGGTTCCCTATCTCTTTATCTGATTTCGAAAATATTCCAGATGTGAAATTATACAAGTTGGCTAAATTTTATGAGAGGTTACCTGAAAAGGtgaaggaagaagaagattatGAAAATCTATTGAAAAGGCAAAACGAAACGGTccaaattaatgatttagatGAAAAGGAGATCATGAAGGAGTTGAAGAAGTTCTCTGAAGAGGAGATTAATGAAATGTTTAATGAGGTAGCAAGATTTTTAGGTGTACGTTCAAGGAGAGGTACCAACATATGGTAA
- the LTV1 gene encoding ribosome biogenesis protein LTV1 (similar to Saccharomyces cerevisiae LTV1 (YKL143W); ancestral locus Anc_5.249) yields MSKRFSKKNAQKYVVVHRPHDDPHFYDEDASAHVLVSVSNPNDGHKQQQQLQQQQGQYIPKLTTTKTKEDLKLENKNVGEAALYGINFDDSKYDYTQHLKPIGTDPNAVFVPAKSSTVDKNEKKKDIEDLFVEPEYKDTKNAPVTSVFQRGVAKPDYLLHQQEVTEDIAGFKPDMNPALREVLEALEDEAYVVNDDVEVVKSKKNKKVVEPEEELEEDDVFAQLLGSGEVKDDEEFEDGFDEWDMDEIDNYEDEHYRKEMSQFDNIENLEDLQDIDYQADVIRFQKEKSKYNEYDSDEGLANESVAPSDFQDEEEEEENDVLGDLPNITAKNAKKGGKKRKDRRKKGAMSDISGFSMSSSAIARTETMTVLDDQFDNVIGSYENYEDEIEEDEENYKPFDMKAERSDFESMLDDFLDNYELESGGRKLAKKDEEIDRLKKAADEVSKGKLSQRRNREREEQEAQKAKNTSLHKVTNSLSSLHF; encoded by the coding sequence ATGTCAAAGAGGTTCAGCAAGAAAAATGCCCAAAAGTATGTGGTAGTCCACAGACCTCATGATGATCCACACTTCTACGACGAAGATGCCTCTGCTCATGTTTTAGTTTCTGTATCTAATCCGAATGATGGTCATAagcaacagcagcaactacaacaacaacaaggaCAGTATATTCCCAAATTAACTACTACGAAGACTAAAGAAGATCTCAAGTTAGAGAACAAAAACGTTGGTGAAGCTGCGTTATATGGTATCAATTTTGACGATTCTAAATATGATTATACTCAACATTTGAAACCAATCGGTACTGATCCCAACGCGGTTTTTGTCCCAGCTAAATCGAGTACTGTGGATAAGAAcgagaagaagaaggataTCGAGGATTTGTTTGTGGAACCAGAATATAAAGACACTAAGAATGCTCCTGTTACTTCTGTTTTCCAAAGAGGTGTTGCTAAGCCGGATTATTTGTTGCATCAACAAGAGGTCACCGAGGATATTGCCGGGTTTAAACCTGATATGAACCCAGCTTTGAGAGAAGTCTTGGAAGCGTTAGAGGATGAAGCTTATGTGgttaatgatgatgttgaagTGGTTAAATCtaagaagaataagaaaGTGGTGGAACCAGAAGAAGAgcttgaagaagatgatgtaTTTGCACAATTGTTAGGTAGTGGTGAAGtcaaagatgatgaagagtTTGAAGATGGATTTGATGAATGGGATATGGATGAAATAGATAACTATGAGGATGAACACTACCGTAAGGAGATGTCtcaatttgataatattgagAATCTAGAAGATTTACAAGATATTGATTACCAAGCTGATGTTATTAGATTCCAAAAGGAAAAGTcgaaatataatgaatatgattCTGATGAAGGATTAGCCAATGAAAGTGTGGCACCATCTGACTTCcaagacgaagaagaagaagaagaaaatgacgTGTTAGGAGATCTTCCGAATATCACAGCAAAAAACGCGAAGAAAGGTGGtaagaagagaaaagatCGTCGTAAGAAGGGTGCGATGTCTGATATATCTGGGTTTTCAATGAGTTCTAGTGCCATCGCTCGTACAGAAACGATGACTGTTCTTGATGATCAATTCGATAATGTGATTGGTAGTTATGAAAATTACGAAGACGAAATTGAGgaggatgaagaaaattataaacCATTTGACATGAAGGCAGAGCGTTCAGATTTCGAGTCTATGTTAGATGATTTCCTTGACAATTATGAATTGGAAAGTGGTGGACGTAAACTGGCTAAGAAGGATGAAGAGATTGACAGATTGAAGAAGGCTGCGGACGAGGTAAGTAAAGGTAAATTATCTCAGAGGAGAAACCGTGAACGTGAAGAACAAGAGGCCCAAAAGGCAAAGAATACTAGTTTGCACAAAGTTACCAACAGTCTAAGCAGTTTGCACTTTTGA
- the RPC25 gene encoding DNA-directed RNA polymerase III subunit RPC25 (similar to Saccharomyces cerevisiae RPC25 (YKL144C); ancestral locus Anc_5.250), protein MFILSKISDLVRIPPDQFHRDTLSCITHELNNKYANKIVPHIGLCITVYDILEVDEGQLKPGDGASYISVIFRGLIFKPFVGEIITGWISKCTAEGIKVSLLGMFEDIFIPKKMLFEGCYYSPEDSAWVWPMEEDTKLYFDLNEKIRFRVEQEVFVDVKPKSPKEREMEEQEQQLQLQKQEERKANGGDVKEEQEEIVKVEKPPAYALLGSCQTDGMGLVSWWEE, encoded by the coding sequence ATGTTCATCCTATCAAAAATTTCAGATCTTGTAAGGATTCCACCAGATCAATTTCATCGAGATACGCTATCCTGCATCACTCATGAACTAAACAACAAATACGCCAACAAAATTGTCCCACATATTGGTCTCTGTATAACGGTATACGATATCCTTGAGGTGGATGAGGGCCAATTGAAACCAGGTGATGGTGCCTCATATATTAGTGTCATCTTTCGTGGGTTGATCTTTAAACCGTTCGTTGGAGAGATAATAACTGGATGGATCTCCAAGTGTACTGCGGAGGGGATTAAAGTCTCGTTGTTAGGGATGTTTGAAGATATATTCATTCCCAAGAAGATGCTGTTCGAAGGGTGTTATTATTCTCCGGAAGATTCTGCTTGGGTTTGGCCCATGGAGGAAGACACGAAGTTgtattttgatttgaatgaaaagaTTAGGTTTAGAGTGGAACAAGAAGTATTTGTGGACGTGAAACCAAAATCTCCAAAGGAAAGAGAAATGGAGGAACAAGAGCAACAATTGCAATTACAAAAACAGGAAGAAAGAAAGGCAAATGGTGGGGATGTGAAAgaggaacaagaagaaatagtGAAAGTAGAAAAACCACCTGCTTATGCTTTATTAGGGAGTTGTCAAACAGATGGTATGGGGTTGGTAAGCTGGTGGGAAGAATGA
- the RPT1 gene encoding proteasome regulatory particle base subunit RPT1 (similar to Saccharomyces cerevisiae RPT1 (YKL145W); ancestral locus Anc_5.251), with the protein MGDRQRLSEEHPLQVARCTKIIKGNAASATEGEDGGDEQINPTSTSNNSNAENAEEDEEDNKYVINLKQIAKFVVGLGERVSPTDIEEGMRVGVDRSKYHIELPLPPRIDPSVTMMTVEEKPDITYSDVGGCKDQIEKLREVVELPLLSPERFATLGIDPPKGILLYGPPGTGKTLCARAVANRTDATFIRVIGSELVQKYVGEGARMVRELFEMARTKKACIIFFDEIDAIGGARFDDGAGGDNEVQRTMLELITQLDGFDPRGNIKVMFATNRPNTLDPALLRPGRIDRKVEFSLPDLEGRANIFRIHSKSMSVERGIRWELISRLCPNSTGAELRSVCTEAGMFAIRARRKVASEKDFLKAVEKVINGYKKFSSTSRYMQYN; encoded by the coding sequence ATGGGGGATAGGCAACGATTGAGTGAAGAACATCCCTTGCAAGTAGCTCGTTGTACTAAGATTATAAAGGGGAATGCTGCCTCTGCAACGGAGGGAGAGGATGGTGGTGATGAACAAATAAATCCAACCTCAACTAGCAATAATAGCAATGCAGAAAATGCAGAGGAAGATGAggaagataataaatacgtaatcaatttgaaacaaattGCAAAATTCGTTGTCGGGTTGGGGGAACGTGTATCTCCAACTGATATCGAAGAAGGTATGAGAGTTGGTGTGGATAGATCTAAGTATCATATTGAACTACCCTTACCTCCAAGGATTGACCCATCTGTTACTATGATGACAGTGGAAGAGAAACCTGATATTACATATTCGGACGTAGGTGGTTGTAAAgatcaaattgaaaaactaAGAGAAGTCGTGgaattaccattattatctcCTGAACGATTCGCTACATTAGGTATTGATCCACCAAAGGGGATTCTACTTTATGGTCCACCTGGTACGGGGAAGACTCTTTGTGCCAGAGCAGTGGCAAATAGAACAGATGCAACTTTCATAAGAGTCATTGGTTCAGAATTAGTACAAAAATATGTTGGTGAAGGTGCTCGTATGGTTAGagaattgtttgaaatGGCACGTACAAAGAAAGCTtgtatcatcttctttgatgaaattgatgcCATTGGTGGTGCTCGTTTTGATGATGGGGCAGGTGGTGATAATGAAGTGCAAAGAACTATGTTAGAATTGATCACACAATTAGATGGGTTTGATCCTCGTGGTAATATTAAAGTGATGTTTGCAACAAATAGACCAAATACATTAGATCCTGCTTTGTTAAGACCTGGTAGAATTGATCGTAAAGTTGAATTTTCATTACCTGATCTAGAGGGTCGTGCCAATATTTTCCGTATCCATTCTAAATCAATGAGTGTGGAGCGTGGTATTAGATGGGAATTGATTTCAAGATTATGTCCAAATTCGACTGGTGCTGAATTAAGATCAGTATGTACAGAAGCTGGTATGTTTGCTATCAGAGCTAGAAGGAAAGTTGCATCTGAAAAGGATTTCTTAAAAGCAGTGGAGAAAGTTATTAACGGTTATAAGAAGTTTAGTTCCACTTCACGTTATATGCAATATAATTAG
- the AVT3 gene encoding Avt3p (similar to Saccharomyces cerevisiae AVT3 (YKL146W); ancestral locus Anc_5.252), producing the protein MSSNTSKASIGNGSKSLSIQPGDQKPIQQSQNNKRRKGSTTSTIINDNTTNDNNRNRSRKSSATIALKMRPALSSSQIDKDSSSSIDVNNPGPEVVDAVARHLVSTPNDLKLQGGDITRDLYKWTNEHPGIINNDTNPNINNSNNNNLISSIQQQPQLQSQIHRPPVGIPNSPSMNNYEARRKRSMSFSAISITSLNNNNNANNNTSNNIHGTNKIGTILPGPIMTPEEMRAPGGFRRSFILQKHRKNNTPIPNFFTRNFIEFLTLYGHFAGEDLSESEEEEEEEENEVEEEEQEEEAIESERTSLISYHVPSVTTSHKSSTFKAILLLLKSFVGTGVLFLPKAFHNGGWAFSSLCLLLCAIISYWCFLTLIVTKDKIHVDGYGDMGERLYGHPMKLAILWSIVLSQIGFSAAYTVFTATNLKVFVENVLVRTATMNPTGYNLVWYIILQQLIFIPLSLTRKIAKLSGTALIADLFILLGLIYVYYYSSYYILSNGIASESMLWLNKADWSLFIGTAIFTFEGIGLLIPIQESMQNPQVFPKCLSLVMCIVTIIFISCGLICYSAFGEKVETVVLLNFPQDSAFTLMVQLLYSLAILLSTPLQLFPAIKILENWTFPIHASGKHNSRIKWKKNYFRCIMVIFTAMVAWVGANDLDKFVSLVGSFACIPLIYIYPPLLHFKAFLNDTSKTMRFRLGLDMLVFVFGIIIMVYTSWETISMWVH; encoded by the coding sequence ATGTCCTCTAATACCTCGAAAGCTTCCATTGGTAATGgatcaaaatcattaagCATACAACCAGGAGATCAAAAACCCATTCAACAAtctcaaaataataaaagaagaaaaggtAGTACAACTAGTACAATCATCAATGATAATACCACCAACGATAATAACAGAAACAGAAGCAGAAAGTCAAGCGCTACCATAGCATTGAAAATGAGACCGGCCCTTTCAAGTTCTCAAATAGATAAAGActcatcttcatctatTGACGTAAATAATCCAGGCCCAGAAGTTGTTGATGCGGTGGCTCGTCATTTAGTAAGTACCccaaatgatttgaaattacaaGGTGGAGACATAACAAGAGATTTATACAAATGGACAAACGAACATCCAggtataataaataatgatactaATCCAAACataaataatagtaataataataacctTATATCGTCGATACAGCAACAACCTCAACTACAATCTCAAATTCATAGACCACCCGTGGGAATACCGAATTCTCCATCAATGAATAATTATGAGGcaagaaggaaaagatCAATGAGTTTCTCCGCTATTTCAATAACATCtctaaataataacaataatgcaaataataatacttcGAATAACATTCATGGGACTAATAAGATAGGTACAATCCTACCCGGTCCAATTATGACCCCTGAAGAAATGAGAGCACCAGGTGGGTTCAGAAGATCTTTCATATTACAGAAACAtaggaaaaataatacgCCCATACCAAACTTCTTCACAAGAAActttattgaattcttgACATTATATGGTCATTTCGCAGGTGAAGATCTTTCAGAAAgcgaagaagaagaagaagaagaagaaaatgaagtagaagaagaagagcaagaagaagaagctaTAGAATCTGAAAGAACAAGTTTGATTTCATACCATGTACCCTCCGTAACAACAAGTCATAAATCTTCCACGTTCAAagcaatattattattattaaaatcgTTCGTAGGAACAGGGGTGTTATTCTTACCGAAAGCTTTCCATAATGGTGGCTGGGCATTCAGTTCCCTTTGTCTTTTACTTTGTGCAATAATATCGTACTGGTGTTTCTTAACTTTGATCGTTACTAAAGATAAAATTCATGTGGACGGATATGGTGATATGGGTGAGAGATTATATGGTCATCCGATGAAATTGGCTATTCTTTGGTCAATTGTTTTATCACAAATTGGATTTTCTGCTGCATATACAGTTTTCACTGCAACAAATCTAAAAGTATTTGTGGAAAATGTCCTCGTACGTACTGCTACTATGAATCCAACGGGTTACAATTTGGTTTGGTACATTATTTTACAGCAACTGATCTTTATACCGTTGTCATTGACAAGGAAAATTGCGAAATTAAGTGGGACTGCATTAATTGCAGATCTATTTATATTGCTGGGATTAATatatgtttattattattcatcatattatatactATCAAATGGTATCGCGTCTGAATCGATGCTATGGTTAAACAAGGCGGACTGGTCATTATTCATCGGGACAGCAATCTTCACTTTCGAAGGCATTGGATTATTAATACCAATTCAAGAGTCCATGCAAAATCCACAAGTGTTCCCCAAATGTCTGTCGTTGGTTATGTGTATCGTCACGataattttcatttcatgTGGACTAATTTGTTATTCTGCATTTGGTGAAAAAGTAGAAACAGTCGTTTTGTTAAATTTCCCACAAGATAGTGCCTTCACCTTAATGGTTCAATTATTATACTCATTAGCCATTCTTCTATCTACCCCATTACAATTATTCCCAGCCATTAAAATCTTGGAAAATTGGACTTTCCCCATACATGCGTCAGGTAAACATAATTCGAGGATtaaatggaagaaaaattatttccGCTGTATTATGGTCATTTTTACAGCTATGGTTGCATGGGTGGGTGCTAATGATTTGGATAAGTTTGTGTCATTAGTTGGCTCGTTCGCCTGCATCCCATTGATTTACATTTATCCACCTTTATTACATTTCAAAGCTTTCCTTAATGATACTTCTAAAACAATGAGATTCAGGTTGGGTTTGGATATGCTcgtatttgtatttggtATCATAATTATGGTGTATACTTCATGGGAAACTATAAGTATGTGGGTTCATTAG